Proteins found in one bacterium genomic segment:
- the kbl gene encoding glycine C-acetyltransferase, which yields AKAALDRWGYGLSSVRFICGTQKIHRQLEQTIARFLGMDDAILYSSCFDANGGLFESLMHAEDCVITDQLNHASIIDGIRLCKAKRYIYRHLDMHDLEDRLIEAQAQRFRLIVTDGVFSMDGDVAPLAEICALAEEYDALVMVDDSHATGFVGPAGRGTHEHAGVMGRVDIISSTLGKALGGASGGFIASHQKIVDVLRQRSRPYLFSNTLPPVIVATALKVMETLADTPDLREKLADNTRYFRKAVTVAGFDVKPGEHPIVPIMLYEAALAQKMSARLLDHGIYVIGFFYPVVPQGQARIRVQISAAHEREHLDRAIEAFSAVGRELRIIS from the coding sequence CGCCAAGGCGGCGCTTGACCGCTGGGGCTACGGTTTGAGCAGCGTCCGTTTCATCTGCGGCACACAGAAAATCCACCGGCAACTCGAACAAACGATAGCGCGTTTTCTCGGAATGGACGATGCGATCCTCTACTCCTCCTGCTTCGACGCGAACGGCGGATTGTTCGAGTCGTTGATGCACGCCGAAGACTGCGTCATCACCGATCAACTCAATCACGCCTCGATTATTGACGGGATTCGACTCTGCAAAGCCAAGCGGTACATTTACCGTCACCTGGACATGCACGATCTCGAGGATCGCTTGATCGAGGCGCAAGCGCAGCGCTTTCGATTGATCGTTACGGACGGCGTCTTCTCAATGGATGGCGACGTCGCACCGCTGGCCGAGATCTGCGCATTGGCGGAGGAGTATGATGCGCTCGTCATGGTGGACGACTCCCACGCCACCGGATTCGTCGGACCGGCGGGTCGCGGAACACACGAGCATGCGGGAGTGATGGGGCGAGTGGACATCATTTCCTCCACGCTCGGCAAAGCGCTGGGAGGAGCATCCGGCGGATTCATCGCCTCGCATCAGAAGATCGTGGACGTCTTGCGGCAGAGATCGCGACCCTATCTCTTTTCCAACACTCTTCCTCCGGTAATCGTGGCGACGGCGCTCAAGGTCATGGAAACGCTTGCCGACACGCCGGATTTGCGGGAAAAATTGGCGGACAATACGCGCTACTTCCGGAAGGCCGTCACCGTGGCCGGATTCGATGTCAAGCCGGGCGAACATCCCATCGTACCCATCATGCTCTATGAGGCGGCGCTCGCTCAGAAGATGTCGGCCCGTCTCCTCGATCACGGAATCTATGTGATCGGTTTCTTTTATCCCGTGGTTCCACAGGGTCAGGCGCGCATCCGGGTTCAGATTTCCGCCGCCCACGAGCGCGAACACCTCGATCGAGCGATCGAGGCGTTTTCGGCGGTGGGGCGTGAATTACGGATTATTTCATAG